The following nucleotide sequence is from Mycobacterium sp. Z3061.
GCGGCCGCGGCGGCAACACCGGCTCGGGCGGCAGCGGTGGGGCCGGCGGGAGTGGTTCCACGCCTGGCTTGTCCGGGCTGTCCGGGCTGAGCACCGCCAACGGCGGCGTCGGCGGCAACGGTGGCAACGGGGCTAACGGCGCCGCTGGAAGCGCCCCCGCGACGCCGGGCACCTCCGGCGGAAATGGCGGCTCGGGGGTGCCGGGGGCGCCGGGGGCGCTGGGGGTAACGGCGGTACCGACGCGGGCAACGGCGGAGACGGGGGCCTCGGCGGTCGGGGCGGACGCGGCGGCGACGGAGGCACGGGCAGCCACGGCGCCAACGGCGCCACGGCGGGCTCTGCCGGTCAGGCCGGCGGCGATGGCGGCACCGGCGGAAACGGCGGTGTGGGTGGCAACGGCGGCGCGGGCGGCGCCGCCCTGGCAACTTCGGGCCACAGCGGCACACGGGGCGCCGGCGGCGCCGGCGGAGCCGGCGGAGGGGGCGGCACACCCGGCGACGGCGGCAACGGCGCTAACGGCACCGCCGGCGTCAACGGCGGCGACGGCGGTACCGGGGGTAGCGGCGGCAACGCGGGTGCCGGCGGCACCGGCGGCGCCGGGGGCACGGGTTCGGTCACCGGCGCGGCAGGTGCGGCGGGCCTGAGTACCGCCGACGGCGGCGCCGGCGGGGCCGGCGGCCACGGCGCGCAGGGCGCCGCGGGGTCGTCGCCTACGATCGCCGGCCAATCCGGCGGCACCGGGGCGAACGGCGGCTCGGGTGGCGCGGGTGGTTCCGGCGGGCGCGGCGGGACCGACGCCGGGGATGGCGGCGCCGGTGGTCGCGGTGGTGAGGGTGGCCGGGGTGGTACCGGCGGCACGGGCGCCCACGGCAGCAGCGCCACCGCGGTCGGGGCCGACGGCCAGGACGGCGGTAACGGCGGCGCCGGCGGCAACGGCGGCAGCGGGGGCACCGGCGGAACCGGGGGCGTGGCGGTGGCCGCAACCGGCCACAACGGTGTGCGGGGAGCGGGTGGTGCCGGCGGGGCCGGCGGCAACGGCGGGGCTCCGGGCGATGGCGGCAACGGCGCGAACGGAGCCGTTGGCGTCGCCAATGGCAGCGGTGGTAACGGCGGCAGTGGCGGCAACGCGGGAGCGGCCGGGTCAGGCGGTTTCGGCGGTGCCGGGTCCACTCCCGGCGCCGACGGATTGTCCGGGCTCAGCATCGCCAACGGCGGCGCCGGCGGCAACGGGGGTAACGGTGCCGACGGCGCCGCTGGTATCTCGCCGTCGGGTGCCGGTGTCAACGGCGGGGCCGGCGGCAACGGCGGCACCGGCGGATCCGGCGGCAGCGGCGGCCACGGCGGCACCGACGCCGGCAACGGCGGGGCCGGCGGCAACGGCGGCACCGGCGGCCGCGGAGGTACCGGCGGCAACGGCACCCACGGCGCCAATGCCACCGCAGCCGGTTCCAACGGCCAGAGCGGTGGTGACGGCGGATCCGGCGGCAGCGGTGGTTCCGGCGGTAACGGCGGCGCGGGCGGTGCCGCACTGGCGTATTCGGGTCAGACCGGGGTGCGCGGTACGGGCGGAAACGGCGGCGCCGGCGGCAACGGCGGGTCGCCGGGCGACGGCGGCAACGGCGCCACCGGCGGCGTCGAGGTCAACGGCGGCGCTGGCGGCAACGGCGGCAACGGCGGCAACGCCGGGGCAGCGGGAAGCGGCGGTGCGGGTGGCAAAGGCCTGACCAACGGCACAACGGGGGCGGCTGGACAGAGCACCGCCGACGGCGGCAACGGCGGCAACGGAGGCGACGGCGCGGCCGGGGCCACTGGCCTTTCGCCCTCGGTTTCCGGCGCCAACGGCGGTTCCGGTGGCACCGGCGGCGCCGGCGGTTCCGGGGGCAGCGGGGGCCACGGCGGCACCGACGCCGGCGACGGCGGCAACGGCGGAGCAGGTGGCAACGGTGGCAACGGTGGCATCGGCGGCACAGGAGCCGACGGCGCGACGGGAGGTAGCCCGGGAGCTAACGGACAGACTGGCGGTGACGGTGGCACCGGCGGCGGCGGGGGCGCCGGCGGGAATGGCGGCAACGCCGGAAAGGCATTGTCGGCCAACGGGAACGACGGTGTTCGCGGCGCCGGCGGAGCCGGCGGTAACGGTGCCAGCGGCGGCGCCCCGGGCAAGGGCGGCGACGGCGCCACCGGCGCGACGGCCGTGAACGACCTACCCGGAGGGTCGGTCGGCAACGGTGTCAACGGCGGAAACGGCGGCAACGGCGGCAACGGCGGCAACGCTGGTGTCGCCGGATCCGGCGGAGCGGGCGGCAAAGGCCTCACCAACGGCGCGGCCGGTAAGTCAGGGGCCACCCTCTACGTTGGCGGCGCAGGCGGTGCCGGGGGCACCGGCGGCGAAGGGGGCGGCTCTGGCGGCACCGGTGGCGCGGGCGGCAACGGCGGCACCGGTGGTGTCGGCGGTAGCGGGGTGACCGGCGCCGATGGTGGAGTGGGCGGCAAGGGCGGTACCGGGGGCGCCAACAACACCGGAGGCGCCGGCGGCGCCGGCGGCATCGGCGGTACCGGCGGCTCCGGCGGCCTGGGAACCAGCGGGACCAACGGCACTGGCGGCAAGGGCGGTAACGGCGGCACCGGCGGTTCGGGTGCATCCGGTCAGGGCGGCGTCGGCGGCGCCGGAGGCACCGGTGGCAGCAGCCAGGGCAACGGCGGCAACGGCGGCGACGGGGGCACCGGCGGCAATTCGGCCGCAGGTGGCCGAGGCGGCGACGGGGGCAGCGCGGCCGGATCGCTCGGCGGTAACGGCGGCAACGGCGGCAATGCCGGTGTCAGCGATGTGTTCGTCAACGGTGCCGCCGGCGGCGATGGCGGTATGGGTGGTGTCAGCACCGGCGGCAACGGCGGCAACGGCGGTAACGGCGGCAACGGCGCGGCCGGCGATGGCGCCGGGACCAGTGGCGGAGCCGGAGGCAACGGCGGAGCCGGTGGCACCGCCCCGAACCACACCGGCGGCACCGGCGGCACCGGAGGCACCGGCGGAGATGGCGGGGACGGTGGGAACGACCAGCACGGCGGAACCGGTGGCAACGGCGGCAACGGCGGCAGCGGAGGCAACGGGGCGAACGCCGGCGACGGGCACCGGGGGCGCCGCCGGCAACGGCGGCGACGCCGGCGGCGGCGGTGGTTTCGCTGCGCCCGCGGGCGGCAACGGCGGCCGGGGGGGCAACGGCGGCTACGCCGGCAACGGCGGCACCGACACGACCGGGATGGGCGGCAACGGAGGCGCCGGCGGCAATGGTGGCGTCGGCGGCACCGGCACCGGAGTGTTTGCCGGTCAGGGCGGCTTCGGAGGCGACGGCGGGACCGGCGGCGATGGCAGCGCCGGAGGCAATGGCGGTAACGCGGGCGACGGCGGCAACGGTGGTGCCGGCAGCACCGAAGGTACGACTGGCGGCACCGGCGGTGCCGGCGGCAACGGAGGTACCGGCGGTCGGGGCGACGTCGTCGGCACTCAAGGCGCCGGCGGTACCGGTGGCAACGGCGGCCGGGGCGGCAACGGCGGCGCCAGCGGTCCCGTCACGGGTAGCCCCGGATCCGGCGGCGGAATCGGTCACCCCGGCGGAAACACAGGGGCCGGTGGTGCCGGCGGCGGCGGCGGCTCGGGAGGCCAGGGCGCACAGTGATGCGCCCGCGCAGGTGTCGCGCTAGGTGCGGTAGCCGCGACTCAGCGCGGCGCCATCCGGATGGCGCCGTCCAGGCGGATCACCTCACCGTTGAGCATCGGGTTCTCGATGATGTGCACGGCCAGCGCGCCGTACTCGTCCGGGTCGCCCAGCCGCGCCGGATGCGGAACCTGCTTGCCCAGCGACTTCTGCGCCTCCTCGGGAAGCGAGCCCAGCAGCGGGGTCTTGAACAGCCCCGGCGCGATCGTCACCACCCGAATGAGTTCGCGCGAGAGGTCGCGGGCAATCGGCAGCGTCATACCGACCACTCCGCCCTTGGAGGCGGAGTAGGCGGCCTGGCCGATCTGGCCGTCGAACGCCGCGACCGACGCGGTGTTGACGATCACGCCCCGCTCTTCACCCACCGGCTCCGTCTTGGCGATCCGCTCGGCCGCCAGGCGCAGCACGTTGAAGGTGCCGATCAGGTTGACCTCGACCACCTTCTTGAAGCCCTTGAGCGGGAACGGTCCGTCCTTGGACAGGGTCTTGATGGCGTTGCCGATCCCGGCGCAGTTGACGTTGATGCGCACCGGGCCCAGGGACTCGGCCAGGTCCAGGGCCTTGGCAACCCCGTCCTCGTCGGTGACGTCGGTCTGCGCGAAGTGCGCCCGGTCACCGAGCTCGGCGACCGCTTCCTCACCCCGCAGATCCAGCACCACGACCTGCGCCCCGGCGTCGAGCAGCCGCTTCGTGGTGGCCAGGCCCAAGCCCGAAGCTCCCCCGGTGACGACTGCGACGGCGTCCCTGATCTCCACGCCAATTACCCCTTCCGTTCGCCCAACCTACTGGTTGGTTGGGACTATACCCAGTCCGTCAGCACCGCTTCGATGTCCCCCACCGCTTGCGCCGGGTGCGGCGTATCGGCCGGGGTGCGGGAGAAACGCGGGGCCGGCATCGGCTGCAGATGGCCGTTGACCTCGTACAACGTGTTGCGCTCGGCGATGTGTGGTTCGGTGTTGGCCTCGCCGAACGCCAGCACCGGTGTCACGCACGCGTCCGAGTCGGCGAACACCTTGGCCCAGTGGTCGCGGTCGCGGCTGCCGAACGCTTCGACCAGCAGCGCGCGCAACTCGGGCCAGCGTGCGACGTCGTTCTGCGGCGGCAGGCTGGCCGCGTCCAGTCCCAGGCCCTGAATCATCGCGGCGTAGAACTGCGGTTCGATGGCGCCGACGGCGACGTAACGGCCGTCGGCGCACTCGTAGGTGTCGTAGTAGGGCGCGCCGCCGTCGAGCATGTTGGTGCCGCGCGCATCCGTCCACAGGCCTGAGGCCCGCATCTGCCACATCATCTGCACCAGCACGCTGGAGCCGTCGACCATCGCCGCGTCGACAACCTGCCCCTTGCCCGACGTCTGCCGCTCCCACAGGGCAGACAGGATGCCGAGCAGCAGGAACATCGAGCCGCCACCGAAGTCGCCGACCAGGTTCAGCGGCGGCACCGGCCGCTCCCCCGCCCGGCCGATGGAGTGCAGGATGCCGTTGAGCGAGATGTAGTTGATGTCGTGGCCGGCCTGCTGGCTGCGGGGACCGGTCTGGCCCCAGCCCGTCATCCGCCCGTAGATCAGGCGCTCGTTGACCTTTGCGCAGTCCTCGGGACCCAGACCGAGCCGCTCGGTGACCCCTGGGCGGTAACCCTCGATCAGCACGTCCGCCTTGGCAATCAGCTTGAGTACCAGGTCCCGGCCCTCGGCCGACTTCAGGTCGGCGGTGACGATGCGCCGGTTGCGGCTCATCGCGTCCTTGACCGGACCACTGGGACCGGGGCGGTCCACCCGGACCACATCGGCACCGAGGTCACCCAGGATCATGGCCGCGTGCGGGCCGGGCCCGATCCCCGCCAGTTCGACAACACGTAAACCACTCAGGGGACCCGCCATGGGTGCACCGACCTTTCGTCCGCTCTGACGCCCTAACAACCGGTTGATTGCATCTTCGCAGACCCCCTTCCCCTAATGTGAATCGCATGTCCAAATCCGGAATCGCCGCTCTCGCCCCTGTCGCGGGCCTCGACGTCGAGCTGACCGACGGCGTGCTGTCGTTGACGATCAACCGACCTGACAGCCTCAACTCGCTGATCATCCCGGTCATCACCGGTCTCGCCGACGCGGTGGAGGCCGCCGCCACCGATCCCGCGGTGCGGGTGGTCCGCCTCGGCGGCGCCGGTCGCGGCTTCAGTTCCGGAGCCGGCATCAGCGCCGACGACATGACCAGCGGCGGCGGGGTCCCGCCGGACGAGATCATCCTGGAGATCAACCGTCTGGTCCGGTCGATCACCGCGCTGCCGCGGCCCGTGGTTGCCGTCGTGCAGGGACCGGCGGCCGGCGTCGGCGTGTCCATCGCCCTGTCCTGTGACGTCGTATTGGCTTCGGAGAAGGCGTTTTTCATGCTCGCGTTCACCAAGATCGGGTTGATGCCCGACGGCGGCGCGTCGGCTCTGGTGGCCGCCGCGGTCGGCCGGATCAGGGCCCTGCGGATGGCGTTGCTGCCCGAGCGGCTCACCGCGGCCGAGGCGCTGTCCTGGGGTCTGGTGAGCGCGGTCTATCCGGCCGACGACTTCGATGCCGAAGTGGACAAGGTGGTCTCGAGGTTGCTGACCGGCCCCGCCGTGGCGTTCGCCAAAACCAAGGCCGCGATCAACGCCGCCACCCTCACCGAACTCAATCCCACTCTCGAGCGGGAGTTCGAGGGACAACGCGGCCTGTTGCAGGCGCCCGACTTCAAAGAGGGGACCCGAGCGTTCCAGGAACGTCGCGCTCCCAATTTCACCGACTCCTGAGTTTCAGGATTACCAATCCGTTCTCGCGTCTACTCCGAATAATTGATCAACGTGAACGAACGGGGTGCTGTGCCGGCTGAATCGATGCATTGTTTGGTGACCGGAGCAACCGGTTACATCGGCGCCCGCCTGGTGCCGCGCCTTCTCGACGAGGGGCATCGCGTGCGCGCGCTGGCACGCAATCCCGGCAAGTTGGACGGGGTGCCGTGGCGGCCGGACGTCGAGGTGGCGCGCGGTGACCTCGGCGATGTCGATTCCCTCATCGAGGCGTTCGACGGGATCGACGTCGTCTACTACCTGGTGCACTCGATGGGCGGCGGCGCAAAGGATTTCGCCGCCGAGGAAGAACGAGCGGTGCGCAACGTCGTGACGGCCGCGCGCCAGGCCGGGGTGCGCCGCATCGTCTACCTGAGCGGCCTGCACCCGGAGGACAAAGAACTCTCCCCGCACCTGCGCTCGCGCAAGGCGGTGGGCGACCACTTGATCGAGTCCGGGATCGAGACCGTGGTGCTGCAGGCCGGCGTGGTCGTCGGGTCCGGCAGCGCGTCGTTCGAGATGATCCGGCACCTCACCGACCGGCTGCCGGTGATGACCACCCCGAAGTGGGTGCACAACAAGATCCAGCCGATCGCGGTGCGCGACGTGCTGTACTACCTCGTCGCCGCCGCGACGGTGCCGGTGCCGTCGTCGCGCACCTGGGACATCGGCGGACCGGACGTGCTCGAGTACGGCGACATGATGCGGATCTACGCCGAGGTGGCGCGTCTGCATAAGCGCTACCTGATCGTGCTGCCGTTCCTGACGCCGACGATCGCCAGTCTGTGGGTGGGCACCGTGACGCCGATCCCGCCGGGGCTGGCGCGGCCGCTGATCGAGTCGCTGGAGTGTGACGCCGTGATGCACAACTGCGACATCGATTCGATCATCGAGCGACCTCCGGGCGGGCTGATGGGCTATCGGCGCGCGGTCGCCGTGGCCCTGAACCGGGCGTTCGCCGGCTTGCCGGATCCGACCTGGGACTCCCTGGAGTCCGAACCGGCCGAGTTGTTGCCCAGTGACCCGGACTGGGCCGGCGAGATCATCTTCGACGACGTGCAGACCGCCACGACCTCGGCCGGGCCCGACGCGCTGTGGAAAGCGGCGGAGAGCGCCGCCAACCGGGGCCGGTGGTACTCGTTCCCGCTGGCGCCGCGCCGGCGCCACTCGGCGACCCGGTGGAGCGTTGCGGAGAGCGAGCCGGGCACTGAACTGCGGCTGCGGGCCGAGGTGCGTGCCCCGGGACAGGCGTGGCTGGAGGTGACGTCGACGCCCCGCCCGGACGGTGCCACCGAGTACCGGCAGCGGGCGATTTTCTACCCGCGCGGCATCCCGGGGCGGTTGTACTGGCTCCTGTTCCGCCCGCTGCACACCGCCGAGCTTCGTAAGCTGGCGCGCGACGTCGTGGCTGACCTGTAGCTACAGGACGCCGAACATCGGTGGCAGTGCCAGCACCATGATCAGTCCCCAGACGAAGTGGGTCAGCATGGGGGCGAGGATGCCGCCGGTGGCGCGCCGCGACAACGCGTTGACGGTGCCCAGGATCACTCCGGCGAAGCCGAGCATCGGGTTCCCGCTGGCCATGGTCGCGGCGACGTACAACACCGTGGAGATGGCCACCGGATGGTGGCGGCCTAGCGCGGTGTAGAGGGCGCCGCGGAAGAACACCTCTTCGGTGACCCCGTTGACCACCGTGATCAGCACGATCAGCAGGAACGGTCCCTGGTGCGCGTACTGCAGCACGCGGGTGATCCATTCGTCGATCGGCTGGATCTCGCGGACGATCAGGCCGCCGACCAGGAAGATGCCGCCGAGGATGAGGCCGATCGTGGTGCCGGTGATGACCGGGCGCTGGTTGCGGCCGCGCCAGCAGATCCCACCCAGGTGGAGCGGGCCCGATGCGAACGCGCCGAGCAGCCACACCGCCGCCAGCGACAGCGTCAGCCAGTAGAAGCTGGCCTCGCCGGGCCGGGTCCGCAGCGAGACACCCAGAATGGCGGCACCGAGCACCAGCGTGATCGCGACGACGATGCGGCGGCGCAGCACGACGCCCGGCGGTTCATGATGCGGCACGGCGACATTGACCATCGCGCGGCGGATCTCTTGGAAGGCGCTGGGGCGGTTGGGTGTGGCGGTTTGGGTCATGCCGTGCGGATCCTCGGGGTGAGCGTTAGCAGGATGTCCAGGCTGGTACGCAACGCACCGGCAAGGGGGCCGGGGACGATGTTAACCAGTCGCAGGGTGGGCCGCACGATCGGCGGCATGACGGTCCGGGCGAGACGGCGGATCCGCAAGGCGTCGCCGCCCGCCCAGATCGGATCGGTGTCGGCGAGGTGATGGGGGTCGGCGAGCTCGCTGACCGGCCGGGGCGGGTGCTCGGTGTGACCGCTCAGGGCCAGCGAGATCGACTCGTCGATGCCGAGCAAACCGCCCAGTGGGTCCGGCACCTTGCCCTGCAGCCCGCTGCCCGACGCACGCATCGGATGGTCCAGCGACTCCACCAGGTCCCCCGCCAGGCTGCTGGGCACCGGGAGCGCTATCGCGGCGAACAGCGACGCCATCGAGGTGTCGATGCCGGGCACGCGACACGCGGCGTGCCAGCGACCGGAGATACGGGCGTATCTCTTGAGCAGGTCCCGGTACGACGTGCTCTCCGGGCCGCTGATGTCGTAGGCGCCGGCCGGAACCACATCCGGGTCGGCGGCGGCCACCAGGTAGTGCAGGACATCGCGGATGGAGATCGGGTCGAGGGGGTTATGCATCCAGCTCGGCATCGGCATGACCGGGAACCGGTCGCCGACGTAACGCAGGATCTCGAACGACGTCGACCCGGCCCCGATGATCAGGGCCGCCCCCAGCCACACCAGCTCCGGACCGTTCTCGACCATCAGAGACTCGGCCACCTCGGCCCGGCTGGTCAGGTGTTCGGACAGCTCTCCGTCGTCGGGCACGAATCCACCCAGGTAGACGATCCGGCGGACGCCGGCATCGCGGGCCGCCGCGGCGACGTTGGCGGCGGCGGCGTTGTCGGCCTCGCGGAAGTTGGCCTGGCCGATCCCGTGCACCAGGTAATACACCACCTCGACCTGCCCGGCCGCCTCGAAGGCCGCGCGTACCGACGCGGGATCCGCCGCGTCCAGCTTGACCGTTTTAACGTCGTCTGACCATCCAAAGCGCTTGAGGCTATTAGGGTTTCGGCTGGCGGCCACCACCTCGTGGTCGTCCGCCAGCAGCGCCGTGACCAGGCGTGAACCCACATAGCCAGTGGCGCCTGTCACCAGAATCCGCATGTTTCCAACCTAACTGTCGCGTTCGGGGACCCTCAAAGGGCCAAAAGCCCCACGTTGCAGGGCAAGTGTCCCCAGTCAGGTACCCCAACCGGGGCGTCGGCAAATCGGTGCAGGTCAGCCCCTTGGTGAACCGCCCCCGCGGCGACACCGTGACTCGCTACATGAACATCACTTCAGGGGGAAATTCGGCACCAGGTGCGCAGACACCAGTTGCCGAGAACACGCCGTCCGTGGCAGGGGTAGCTGTGCAGTTTCCACAGCACCTCAACAGCCAGGAGGACACCATCGCCGCACTCACCGATTTCGCCGGCCCGGAATTCCGGCGTTTCGCGCTGAGCAGCGGAGTCGAGTCACGCCACACCGCGCTGCCGCTGGCGCGCTACGCAGACCTGAGCGGCTTCAGCGAGGCCAATGACGCTTTTATCGGGGTGGCGCTGGAGCTGGCCGAACAGGCGCTGCTCCGGGCGCTGGACCGGGCCGGGGTGCGTCCGTCGGAGGTCGACATCGTCTTCTCGACGACCGTCACCGGACTGGCGGTGCCGACGCTGGAAGCGCGACTGGCCAAACGGGTGGGACTGCGCCAGGACGTCAAACGTGTTCCGCTGTTCGGCCTCGGGTGTGTGGCCGGCGCGGCCGGAGTGGCGCGGATGCACGACTATCTGCGCGCGTTTCCGGACCAGGTAGGCGTGCTGTTGGCGGTCGAGTTATGTTCTCTGACCATTCAGCGCGAAGATAACTCCGTGGCCAATCTTGTGGCATCCAGTCTGTTCGGTGACGGCGCGGCCGCCGTGGTGGCGACTGGCGCCCACTGTGCTACCGGTCGGGCCACTCACGGCCCGAGCGTGCTGGCCACCCGCAGCCGCATCTACCCCGACACCGAAGAGGTGATGGGCTGGAAGATCGGCAGTGACGGATTCCAGATCGTGCTGTCCGCCGATGTGGCGACGGTGGCCGAGAAATACCTCGGCGAAGACGTGCGCACGTTCCTCGCCGACCACGGGTTGACTCCCGGGGACGTGTCCACCTGGGTCTGCCACCCCGGCGGGCCCCGGGTGATCGAAGCCGTGGAAAAGGGCCTGGGACTGCCCGGCGATGCGCTGGATCACACTCGAAAGTCCTTGCGCAGCAACGGTAATCTGTCGTCGGTGTCGGTGCTGGACGTGCTTGCCGCCAATATGGCCGATCCGCCGCCGGCCGGTTCGGTCGGGCTGATGATCGCGATGGGGCCGGCGTTCTGCTCGGAATTGGTGCTGCTCCGATGGTAGGACCGTATTACCTGCTGATCCTGGCGGTGGTGCTCGAACGCCTCGCCGAGCTGGTGGTGTCGCGGCGTAACGCGAAATGGTCGTTTGCCCAGGGCGGCAAAGAGTTCGGCCAGCGCCACTACGTCGTCATGGTCGTTCTGCACACCGCTCTGTTGGTGGGCTGCCTGGTCGAACC
It contains:
- a CDS encoding 3-hydroxyacyl-CoA dehydrogenase: MEIRDAVAVVTGGASGLGLATTKRLLDAGAQVVVLDLRGEEAVAELGDRAHFAQTDVTDEDGVAKALDLAESLGPVRINVNCAGIGNAIKTLSKDGPFPLKGFKKVVEVNLIGTFNVLRLAAERIAKTEPVGEERGVIVNTASVAAFDGQIGQAAYSASKGGVVGMTLPIARDLSRELIRVVTIAPGLFKTPLLGSLPEEAQKSLGKQVPHPARLGDPDEYGALAVHIIENPMLNGEVIRLDGAIRMAPR
- a CDS encoding type II CAAX endopeptidase family protein; this encodes MTQTATPNRPSAFQEIRRAMVNVAVPHHEPPGVVLRRRIVVAITLVLGAAILGVSLRTRPGEASFYWLTLSLAAVWLLGAFASGPLHLGGICWRGRNQRPVITGTTIGLILGGIFLVGGLIVREIQPIDEWITRVLQYAHQGPFLLIVLITVVNGVTEEVFFRGALYTALGRHHPVAISTVLYVAATMASGNPMLGFAGVILGTVNALSRRATGGILAPMLTHFVWGLIMVLALPPMFGVL
- a CDS encoding enoyl-CoA hydratase; the encoded protein is MSKSGIAALAPVAGLDVELTDGVLSLTINRPDSLNSLIIPVITGLADAVEAAATDPAVRVVRLGGAGRGFSSGAGISADDMTSGGGVPPDEIILEINRLVRSITALPRPVVAVVQGPAAGVGVSIALSCDVVLASEKAFFMLAFTKIGLMPDGGASALVAAAVGRIRALRMALLPERLTAAEALSWGLVSAVYPADDFDAEVDKVVSRLLTGPAVAFAKTKAAINAATLTELNPTLEREFEGQRGLLQAPDFKEGTRAFQERRAPNFTDS
- a CDS encoding NAD(P)H-binding protein, which gives rise to MRILVTGATGYVGSRLVTALLADDHEVVAASRNPNSLKRFGWSDDVKTVKLDAADPASVRAAFEAAGQVEVVYYLVHGIGQANFREADNAAAANVAAAARDAGVRRIVYLGGFVPDDGELSEHLTSRAEVAESLMVENGPELVWLGAALIIGAGSTSFEILRYVGDRFPVMPMPSWMHNPLDPISIRDVLHYLVAAADPDVVPAGAYDISGPESTSYRDLLKRYARISGRWHAACRVPGIDTSMASLFAAIALPVPSSLAGDLVESLDHPMRASGSGLQGKVPDPLGGLLGIDESISLALSGHTEHPPRPVSELADPHHLADTDPIWAGGDALRIRRLARTVMPPIVRPTLRLVNIVPGPLAGALRTSLDILLTLTPRIRTA
- a CDS encoding DUF2867 domain-containing protein; its protein translation is MHCLVTGATGYIGARLVPRLLDEGHRVRALARNPGKLDGVPWRPDVEVARGDLGDVDSLIEAFDGIDVVYYLVHSMGGGAKDFAAEEERAVRNVVTAARQAGVRRIVYLSGLHPEDKELSPHLRSRKAVGDHLIESGIETVVLQAGVVVGSGSASFEMIRHLTDRLPVMTTPKWVHNKIQPIAVRDVLYYLVAAATVPVPSSRTWDIGGPDVLEYGDMMRIYAEVARLHKRYLIVLPFLTPTIASLWVGTVTPIPPGLARPLIESLECDAVMHNCDIDSIIERPPGGLMGYRRAVAVALNRAFAGLPDPTWDSLESEPAELLPSDPDWAGEIIFDDVQTATTSAGPDALWKAAESAANRGRWYSFPLAPRRRHSATRWSVAESEPGTELRLRAEVRAPGQAWLEVTSTPRPDGATEYRQRAIFYPRGIPGRLYWLLFRPLHTAELRKLARDVVADL
- a CDS encoding type III polyketide synthase; amino-acid sequence: MNITSGGNSAPGAQTPVAENTPSVAGVAVQFPQHLNSQEDTIAALTDFAGPEFRRFALSSGVESRHTALPLARYADLSGFSEANDAFIGVALELAEQALLRALDRAGVRPSEVDIVFSTTVTGLAVPTLEARLAKRVGLRQDVKRVPLFGLGCVAGAAGVARMHDYLRAFPDQVGVLLAVELCSLTIQREDNSVANLVASSLFGDGAAAVVATGAHCATGRATHGPSVLATRSRIYPDTEEVMGWKIGSDGFQIVLSADVATVAEKYLGEDVRTFLADHGLTPGDVSTWVCHPGGPRVIEAVEKGLGLPGDALDHTRKSLRSNGNLSSVSVLDVLAANMADPPPAGSVGLMIAMGPAFCSELVLLRW
- a CDS encoding CaiB/BaiF CoA-transferase family protein; translated protein: MAGPLSGLRVVELAGIGPGPHAAMILGDLGADVVRVDRPGPSGPVKDAMSRNRRIVTADLKSAEGRDLVLKLIAKADVLIEGYRPGVTERLGLGPEDCAKVNERLIYGRMTGWGQTGPRSQQAGHDINYISLNGILHSIGRAGERPVPPLNLVGDFGGGSMFLLLGILSALWERQTSGKGQVVDAAMVDGSSVLVQMMWQMRASGLWTDARGTNMLDGGAPYYDTYECADGRYVAVGAIEPQFYAAMIQGLGLDAASLPPQNDVARWPELRALLVEAFGSRDRDHWAKVFADSDACVTPVLAFGEANTEPHIAERNTLYEVNGHLQPMPAPRFSRTPADTPHPAQAVGDIEAVLTDWV